The following proteins are co-located in the Paenibacillus sp. FSL H8-0079 genome:
- a CDS encoding copper amine oxidase, with translation MKWKRILLCVTVFSLLGGSLLFADSVNEKIRVLINGKEAADGGYLIDGTTYVPVREAGGVVKWDSSNKRVTVIKPNVHIFLFKGDTVFGNVNVGKLKFNVFSQVDSLTADVAAVKVTITNPSGQVKDIQSQELTTQKDNFWFRTYDFTYDFSRAGKYQVGFHIKENANSSYVLVAEKIITALND, from the coding sequence ATGAAATGGAAACGAATATTGCTTTGTGTCACGGTATTCTCCTTGCTCGGCGGGTCTTTATTGTTTGCGGATTCGGTGAACGAGAAGATTCGAGTTCTCATTAACGGCAAGGAAGCAGCTGATGGAGGTTATCTAATTGATGGAACGACCTATGTACCTGTAAGAGAAGCCGGAGGCGTCGTCAAATGGGATAGCAGCAACAAGAGAGTAACGGTGATCAAACCGAATGTACATATTTTTCTCTTCAAGGGAGACACTGTATTTGGCAACGTTAACGTAGGTAAGCTGAAATTCAATGTATTTTCACAAGTGGACAGTTTAACAGCAGATGTAGCTGCCGTGAAAGTAACGATCACTAACCCGAGCGGTCAGGTGAAGGATATCCAGTCTCAGGAGCTTACGACCCAGAAGGATAACTTCTGGTTCCGCACATATGATTTTACGTACGATTTCAGTCGTGCTGGCAAGTACCAAGTCGGCTTTCATATTAAAGAAAATGCAAACAGCAGCTACGTCCTGGTAGCGGAGAAAATCATTACAGCGCTGAACGATTGA
- a CDS encoding GNAT family N-acetyltransferase has translation MAAEISYVTTEEQLEQALGIRHHVFVIEQQVPAEIEIDQYDVISPDVHHVLLCTDGQAVATGRLIYYSKDTAKMQRIAVLESHRSFGYGSVLLLAMEERARELGLSYSILDAQCQAQKFYEKLGYEVISEEPFYDADILHVRMRKSL, from the coding sequence TTGGCAGCTGAGATTAGTTATGTAACGACGGAAGAACAACTGGAGCAAGCCTTGGGGATTCGCCATCACGTTTTTGTGATCGAGCAACAGGTGCCTGCTGAGATTGAGATTGATCAATATGATGTCATCAGTCCGGATGTGCATCATGTATTGTTATGTACGGATGGGCAGGCTGTGGCCACGGGGCGTCTGATCTATTACAGCAAGGATACGGCCAAGATGCAGCGGATCGCGGTACTTGAGTCTCATCGTTCATTTGGTTATGGAAGTGTGCTTCTGTTGGCCATGGAGGAGCGGGCTCGTGAACTCGGCTTATCCTATTCTATACTGGATGCTCAATGTCAGGCTCAGAAATTCTATGAAAAACTGGGCTATGAAGTGATTTCGGAAGAACCTTTTTATGATGCAGATATTCTGCATGTTCGTATGAGAAAAAGCCTGTAA
- a CDS encoding organic hydroperoxide resistance protein, which translates to MKTLYETTVINTGGRQGIVQSPDNVFMLDVAAPPELGGQVTTATNPEQLFAAGYSACFNSALEFQLKKHKVEIERSTVAATVMLVTDSEDNGVKLQVDLEVKILGLDEETAQKFVKLAHDYCPYSKGIKGNVNVNVELA; encoded by the coding sequence ATGAAAACATTATATGAAACAACAGTCATCAATACAGGCGGACGTCAAGGAATCGTACAATCTCCAGATAACGTGTTTATGTTGGATGTTGCTGCACCGCCTGAACTTGGAGGACAAGTGACGACAGCTACCAATCCGGAGCAGTTGTTTGCAGCAGGGTATAGTGCTTGTTTTAACTCCGCCCTGGAGTTTCAATTGAAGAAACACAAAGTTGAAATTGAAAGAAGTACTGTAGCTGCAACGGTAATGTTGGTGACGGACTCTGAGGATAACGGCGTGAAACTTCAAGTAGATTTGGAAGTTAAAATCCTTGGTCTGGATGAAGAAACAGCACAGAAGTTTGTGAAACTTGCCCATGACTACTGCCCATATTCCAAAGGAATCAAAGGAAACGTGAATGTTAACGTGGAACTCGCGTAA
- a CDS encoding DUF1292 domain-containing protein, with protein sequence MSDHTHEHGDGCGCGQDHDHEHEHEEVLLTLTDENGQDVEMVLVETFDVEKHVYALLLERNNPEADGIILRMEEEDEEMVLYNIEDEEEWNRVEAAYNELVASQE encoded by the coding sequence ATGAGCGATCACACACATGAACACGGCGATGGCTGCGGATGCGGGCAAGACCACGACCACGAACACGAGCATGAAGAAGTCCTTCTCACATTAACAGACGAGAACGGCCAAGACGTGGAGATGGTTTTGGTGGAGACGTTTGACGTGGAGAAGCATGTTTATGCGCTCCTGCTGGAACGTAACAATCCTGAAGCTGACGGCATCATCCTGCGTATGGAAGAAGAAGACGAGGAAATGGTGCTCTACAATATTGAAGACGAAGAAGAGTGGAACCGCGTTGAAGCGGCTTACAACGAACTCGTTGCATCACAAGAATAG
- a CDS encoding chromate transporter: MENNLFLTPDKPKHKVRALSEVLAVSTKLGLTSFGGPIAHLGYFHEEYVVRRKWMDERSYADLVALCQFLPGPASSQVGIGIGIIRGGLLGGLTAWLGFTFPSVIALVLFAFLLQGFDISHTGWIHGLKIVAVAIVAQAILGMGQKLTPDRYRATIAIFTAASTLVWQTAFTPILFIVIAGMVGMIHFRKMTGTKTVDLSIPVSRNLAIFCLATFFGILILLPVFTPFDRSGWLLFFDSFYRSGSLVFGGGHVVLPLLEREFVPTGLINKSDFLAGYGATQAVPGPLFTFAGYLGAMMRGVTGALVATIAIFLPAFLLIVGALPFWNSLCKSSKIQGAFIGINAAVVGILLASLYDPLWTTSILTPVDFALVCMLFLMLVFWKVPPWIVVITGAAGGTIMNFL, encoded by the coding sequence TTGGAGAATAATTTATTTCTAACCCCGGACAAGCCCAAACATAAAGTCAGAGCACTTTCTGAGGTGTTGGCTGTATCAACCAAACTCGGCCTGACTTCATTTGGAGGACCGATCGCTCATCTTGGTTACTTTCATGAAGAATATGTTGTCCGTAGAAAATGGATGGATGAACGAAGCTATGCAGATTTAGTTGCGCTATGTCAATTTTTGCCCGGGCCTGCCAGCAGTCAAGTCGGGATTGGAATTGGCATCATCCGGGGCGGTTTGCTGGGGGGACTAACAGCTTGGTTAGGTTTCACATTTCCTTCTGTCATTGCGTTAGTTTTGTTCGCTTTCCTTCTACAAGGATTTGATATCAGCCATACTGGCTGGATTCACGGCCTTAAGATTGTTGCTGTAGCTATTGTTGCTCAAGCGATATTGGGCATGGGGCAAAAACTAACTCCTGACCGTTACAGGGCAACCATCGCTATCTTCACTGCAGCGTCGACTCTTGTGTGGCAGACTGCGTTCACTCCAATCCTTTTTATTGTTATTGCAGGTATGGTAGGCATGATCCATTTCAGAAAAATGACAGGTACTAAGACAGTAGACTTGTCTATCCCAGTGAGTCGTAACTTGGCAATATTCTGTTTGGCTACGTTCTTTGGAATCCTAATTCTTCTACCGGTATTCACACCATTTGATCGTTCGGGATGGCTGTTATTCTTTGATAGCTTCTACCGTTCAGGATCACTTGTATTTGGTGGAGGGCATGTTGTACTTCCGTTACTGGAACGTGAATTCGTCCCTACAGGTCTGATCAACAAGTCCGACTTTTTGGCAGGATATGGAGCAACGCAAGCTGTTCCAGGACCATTGTTCACCTTTGCTGGTTATTTAGGAGCGATGATGCGTGGGGTTACGGGTGCTTTGGTCGCAACGATCGCTATCTTTTTGCCAGCGTTCCTTCTGATCGTAGGAGCATTACCCTTCTGGAATTCTTTATGTAAAAGCTCAAAAATTCAAGGAGCATTTATCGGAATTAATGCAGCCGTTGTAGGTATTTTGTTGGCTTCGTTGTACGATCCGCTTTGGACAACTTCGATCCTAACTCCTGTTGATTTTGCACTGGTATGCATGTTGTTTCTAATGCTCGTTTTTTGGAAAGTACCACCCTGGATCGTTGTCATTACTGGTGCAGCAGGCGGTACAATCATGAACTTTCTCTAA
- a CDS encoding DUF3892 domain-containing protein, with the protein MDQTTRESFTAVQKNGDGDLTAFQTSAGRVLDYQQALAEVKAGAIAGVNVFKGKDGEMYIRGDADGDPTNNLDQLPHF; encoded by the coding sequence ATGGATCAAACGACACGCGAGAGTTTCACAGCAGTACAGAAAAATGGCGACGGTGACCTGACGGCCTTTCAGACTTCAGCAGGACGTGTACTGGATTACCAACAGGCACTTGCAGAAGTAAAAGCTGGGGCTATTGCCGGCGTGAATGTATTTAAAGGTAAGGATGGAGAAATGTACATTCGCGGCGATGCCGACGGCGACCCAACCAATAACCTGGATCAACTTCCCCATTTCTAA